In the genome of Streptomyces aquilus, the window TTCACCGTCAGCGGACCATCGAACAACAGACAGGCCAGCAAGGAGAGATGACGGGGCGCCAGCGACAGCGACTCCAGCGCCTCGGGCACGGGGATGCGCTTCACCCGGCCGACCATGCGCGGCATGAGCAGCAGCAGCTCGCGCACCGCGGTGTCCACGCCATCCGTCTCGGCCTCGCGCCGCACGGATCCGGCCATCACGCACCCCTCGCCATTTACCTTTGATGTCAAAGATGCTTTGCTCTCAAAGGCATCACATCCAAGAACACCACCCCAGAGAACACCCACACCCGAGAACCGAACGGGAACGGAGATTCCACCATGCCTCACTTCACCGTGCACATCAGCGAGAGCGCGCTCGACGGCAAGACCGAGGAGGGCCTGATCCGCGGGCTCGCGGACGCGGTCGGAGCGGTCTACGGCGAGCCGTTCCGCCGCATGGTCGCCGTGGACCTCATCGGCATCCCGCGCCATCGGCGGGGCGTGGGCGGTGTGCCGAGCGAGCGGGCCGCCCCGGACGTCAGGCTGAGCCTGCGCGAGGCGGCCTACCGGCACCCGGACGTGCCGGACGCGCCGGCCCGGCTGATCGCCGCGATCACGGACGCGGTGGTCGACGCGCTCGGCGAGCCGGTGCGCGAGGAGGTGGCGGTGAGCCTGACGGCCGTGCCCGAAGGGCGCTCGGGCGTGGGCGGCCGGGTGGGCTGACGTTCATCGCGGGGCCAGGCGCCACAGCGAGGTGACCTCGGCGGCTCGGGCGGCGTGGAGCGGGTCCGTGGTGTCCCTCGCCCGTGGATGCCGTGGCCGGGTGTCGAGCCTGTCCACCACGCGCAGCCCCGCCGCCTCGATGCCGGTCAGCAAGTCACGGCGGCTGCGCAGGCCGAGATGTTCGGCGAGGTCGGAGAGGATCAACCACCCCTCGCCGCCCGGGACGAGATGGTCCGCCAGGCCGTTCAGAAAGCCGCGGAGCATCTCGCCGTCCGGGTCGTACACCCCCTGCTCGACGGCGGACGTCGGCCGGGCCGGGAGCCAGGGCGGGTTGCACACGACAAGATCGGCACGGCCTTCGGGGAACAGGGCCGGGCCCACGACCTCCACCCGTCCGCCGAGTCCCAACCGCCGCACGGTGTCGCGGGCGCAGGCCAGGGCGCGCGGAGCGATGTCGGTGGCCACGACGTGGCCGACACCACGCCGGGCCAGGACGGCGGCGAGCACGCCGGTCCCCGTGCCGAGGTCGAAGGCGGTACGGCCGGGGGGCGACGCGGTCAGGGGTGCTCGCGCGACGAGGTCGACGTACTCGCCCCTGACCGGGGAGAACACGCCGTAGTGCGGGTGGATGCGGGCGCCGAGGGCCGGTACCTCGACGCCCCTCTCCCGCCACTGCCACGCGCCGAGGACGCCCAGCAGTTCCGTCAGGGCCACCGCCGTTCTGCCGGTCGGCGCCCCGTACGCCTCGGCGCACGCCCGGCGCACATCGGGAGCCCGGCGCAGGGCCAGGGTGTGGTCGTCCTCCAGCAGCACGATCAACCTGCCCAGCAGTCGGGCCCGGTGGCGGCGGGCCTGGCGGTGGAGGTGGAAGGACTCCGCCGGCGTGTTCCCCTGGCGGGGCGGTCGCCGGTCGGCGCGGCGGCGCATCGCGTTGAGCAGGTGGCGGGCGTTGTGGAAGTCGCCCCGCCACAGCAACGCCGTTCCCTCGCGGGCGAGTCGGTGGGCGGTGGCCGCTGTCGTCCGGTCGTCGGCGACGACGACCCGGCGCGGCGGGGGCGCGGCGCTCTCGGAGTGCCAGCGGGCGGAGCGGGCGGTGCGGTCTTCGGTCCAGTGGATCGTGGACACGGAGGTACTCCTCGTGATCGGACGTGCAAGGGCACGAAGAGCACTTCGACGAGGAGCAGCACCGACGGCCCGTGCTGCGGCACGGGCTCGGGATGCGGGGCAGGAAGGGTTACGGCTCCCGCGTCGAAGCGCGCGAGGAGACGTCGCCCAGAACCATGCCGAGGGTCACGAGGGGTCCTTCCGGAGAGATGACGTACGAGGCTCGCACGAGGTCCCGCGTACGGGCAAACCGCGCCGGCCCGGCGACGCCGAAAACCCGTTGCGGCCGCCCGCCTCCCCCTGGACCCTGGCCCTCATGCCTTACCTCCTGCGCCCCGCGCGGCTCGCCGACGCGCCCGCGATCACCGAGCTGCTCAACGCCGTCGACGAGATCGAGATCGGCCGGCGCGAGACGGACCTCCCCGAGGTCGAGGCCGGTCTCAGGCATCCCGAGGTCGACCTGGAGCGCGACTCCTGGCTGGCCTTCGACGGGGAGCGGCTGGTGGCGTACGGGCTGCTGTGGGACGACTCCGGGAACGAGCGGATCGACGTCGACCACTACGTCCTGCCCGACGATCAGGCAGCCGGGGAACAGATCCTGGACGCCCTCCAGATCAGGGCCGTCCAGCGGGCCCGGGCGAACGGCGCCGCCAAGGCCGTCGTCCATCTGCACCTCAACACCCGCCCGACCCTGGACACTTCACTGATCGAGGCACGGGGCTGGTACGTCGTACGCCGCTACCACGTGCTGGAACGCCCGCTCGACCAGGAACTCGACCGCGCCCCGGAGCTACCCGAAGGCGTACGCATCCGTCCCTGCGCCACCGGGGCGGACCGGCAACGCGCCCATCAGCTCTACCAATCCGCCTTCGCCGACCATTTCGACTTCCAGCCGCGCACCTACGAGCAGTGGCTGCACGACATCGACGCCGAGCACCTGGACTGGTCGCTGGTGTGGCTCCTCGACACCAAGGAGCTGGGCGACGCCGGGTTCCTGATCGCACGGGACGACCGCGCGGCCATGGGGTGGATCCGCAGCGTGGGGGTGCTCGGCGAGGCCCGGGGGCAGGGGCTGGGCGGGCTGCTGCTGCGGCAGGCTTTCGCCGCGTTCGCCGCACGGGGGCGGGACACCGTGGGGCTGGGAGTGGACACGGCCAACGCGACCGGCGCGCCCGAGCTGTACGGACGCAACGGGATGAAGCTCCACTACGCCGTCGACACGTGGGAGGCGGTCCTGACCTGAGCGCGGCGGCGATGGGTGAGCGCGTACGACGTCGTCGGCAGCGACCTCAGCCCCGAGCGGCGGCGCGCGCCACGGCCGAGGCGACGGCCCGGGGCATCTGGGTCATGGGGCACGTGCCGGAGGCGACGGGGTTCTGTCAGCCGGTCGTGGCGGGTCAGGTGCGGCGGGCCAGCACGTAGGCGCGGCGGGTCTCCGCCTCGTGGGCGTAGTGCGTGCGCTCCAGCTGCATCTCCACCGTGAAGCCGACCGATGCGAGCAGGTCCGTGAGGTGTGCGGGGTCGAGGAAACGGAAGTCGACGTCTACGGAGTGACCCCACCATTCGTCCAGGTGCCGGACCTCCTCGCCGACGTGGAAGGAGAGCAGGAGCAGCCCCTCGGGGCGCAGGACCCGCTCCATCTCCTCGAAGGCGCGCCGCAGTTCGCCGGGTTCGAGGTGGATGACGGTGTAGAGGGCGATCAGGGAGCCGAACTCGCCGTCCTTCGCCGGGAGTTCCAGCAGGTCGCCCTGGCGGAACTCGACCTCCGGGAAGCGGCTGCGGCCCGCCTCGACCATGCCCGCGGACAGATCGATCCCGACCGTTCGCGCGCCCTTCTCCGCCAGCCAGGCCGCCACATGCCCGGGACCGCAGCCCAAGTCACCGATCACCGCCCCCGGTTCGGTCTGTTCGAGGAGCGCGGTCAGCAACGCCCTGTCCAGGGGCTTGCCTTCGAGCTCGGCATGGAGCCGGGTCGTGTACTCCTCGGCCACGGTGTCGTAGCTGTGGCGTACGGAGTCGTGCCGTCGGTGATCAGCCATGCGGCCAGCATGCCAGCGGAAGGACCCCGTCGTCAGCGGGGTCCGGAGGTGGGGCGTACCAGCCCGGTCTGGTAGGCGATGACGACCAGTTGGGCGCGGTCGCGGGCGCCGAGCTTGGTCATGGCGCGCTGGACGTGGGTGCGGACGGTGAGCACGCTGAGGACGAGGTGGGCCGCGATGTCCTCGTTGGAGCGGCCCTCGGCGGCGAGGACGGTGACCTCCCGTTCCCGCGGGGTGAGGTCGCTCAGACGCTCCGGCGGGGTCAGCAGGGTGCCCGCGGCGGGTGCGCTGAGGAAGCGGGTGATGAGGGCGCGGGTGGCGCCGGGTGAGAGCAGGGCCTCTCCGGAGGAGACGGTACGGATGCCGGCGAGGAGGACGTCGGTGGTGACGTACTTGCCGAGGAACCCGCTGGCCCCGACGCGCAGGGCCTGGGCGACGTACTCCTCGGTCTCGAACATGGTCAGGACGAGGACGCGGGTGCCGGCCAGGTCGGGGTCCTCGCAGATGGCGGCGGTGGCCGCGAGGCCGTCCGTGCCGGGCATGCGGATGTCCATGAGGACCAGGTCGGGGCGGTGGGCGCGGGCGAGCTCCAGCGCCTCCTTGCCGTCGGCGGCCTCGCCGACCACCTCCATGTCCGCGCAGGAGTCGATCAGCAGCCGGAACGTGCCCCGCAGCAGGGCCTGGTCGTCGGCGAGCAGGACGCGGATGCTCACGGGGTCGCCTCGTGGTCGTCGGTCACTTGGGAGTGCAGGGGCAGGGCGGTGGCGACCTCGAAGCCGCCCTCCGGGCGCGGTCCCGCCCGCAGGTCGCCGCCGACCGAGTGGGCGCGCTCGCGCATGCCCATCAGTCCGAAGCCGCCACCCGGGACCGCGGAGCCGGTGGCGGCGCCCTCGTTGGCGACGGTGATCAGCAGGCGCGAGTCGGAGTAGGCGAGCCGGATGCGGGCCTCGTGGTCGGAGGCGTGCTTGGTGGCGTTGGTCAGGGCTTCCTGGATGATCCGGTACGCCGTCAGGTCGACGCCCGGTGACAGTGGCCGGGGCTCACCGTCGGTGGTGACCGTAACGGTGAGGCCGGCGGACTCGCAGGCGGCGATCAGCTCGGGGAGCCGGTGCAGGCCGGGGGCGGGTTCGAGGGAGTCGGCGTCGTCGGCCTGGCGCAGCACGCCCACCGTCGCACGGAGTTCGAGGAGTGCGGAGGAGGTGGTGGACGTCAGCTCGTCGAGGATCTTCTGCGCCTGTTCGGGCTGGGTGGGGGCGAGGTGGCGGGCGGTGCCGGCCTGGGCGTTGGCGACGGCCATGTGGTGGGCGACGACGTCGTGGAGCTCGCGGGCGATCCGCAGCCGCTCCTCGGCGACCCGCAGTCGCGCCTCCTCCTCCCGGGTGCGCTCGGCGTGCAGGGCACGCGCGTGCACCGATTCCAGATAGGCGCCGCGCAGCCGTGCGTTGTGGCCGCCGACCAGAGGCAGCAGCAGCCACAGCACGGGGCCCACGGTGCGGAGCAGCAGCAGGTCGGTCGTGGGCCGGTCCAGTACGGTGGTGATCACGATCATGGCCATGGCGCCCCCACCGAGCACGCGCATGGTCGTCAGGTCGGTCCGGGCGGCCACCCAGTACAGGGCCATCATGAGCGGGGCCAGGGTCAGCGGTGTGGGCAGATAGCTCTGGGCCAGCGTGGCGACCGTACAGGCCGTGACGGCGACGGCGACCGCGCGCGGGGCGTCACGCGCGACGAGCAGCGCGAGACAGGAGACGGCCGCCAGGGCGACCGCGGGCGCGTCGCCGCTCGGGCGGCTCGTGCCGGGGATGCTCAGCGAGGCGCCGAGGGTCGCGCAGCCGAGCAGCGCCAGAGCGATCATGACGTCCATGACGCGGGGATGGCGCGCGGTGGGGCGCTCCGGACGAGCGCGGGGATGGCGCGTGGTGGGGTGTTCCGGACGGGCGCGGGGATGGCGCGCGGTGTGTCGCTCCGGGCGGGTGGTCATCGGTGTCTCCGGATCAAGGGCCTGGGTCCATGGTGAACGACCTGCGCGCACCCGTGCGCCACGGGCCGCCCGCGGTTCCTCACCGAAGGCGGCCGGGCGACTGCGGCGACGCCGTTCAGACACGTACCTGCGGGTGCTCGTCCGGCGTCAGATCGGGGTCGGGTTCCGCGGCCCCGGCCGGCCGGCGGGTGAGGGCCTCGCCCTCGATGTCGACGCGGGGCAGCAGCCGGTCCAGCCACTGCGGCAGCCACCAGGCGCGGTCGCCCAGCAGGGCGAGGACCGCGGGGACGATCGCCATCCGCACCACGAAGGCGTCGAGGAGGACGGCCGTGGCGAGGCCGAACCCGATCATCTTGATCATGGAGTCGCTCTCCCCGATGAACCCGGCGAACACCGCGATCATGATGAGCGCGGCGGCCACGACCACCCGGGCGCTGTGCCGGAACCCGGAGACGACCGCCTGCCGCGCGGACTCGCCCTGGACGTACGCCTCCCGCATCCGGGAGACGAGGAACACCTCGTAGTCCATGGCCAGGCCGAAGACGATGCCCACCAGGAAGATCGGCATCAGGCTCATGATCGGCCCGGTCTGCTCCACCCCGAAGACGCTCGCACCGTGTCCTTCCTGGAAGACCACGACGACGGCGCCGAGCGCGGCGAGCACCGAGAGCAGGAAGCCGAGGGCGGCCTTGAGGGGGACGAGCACGGACCGGAAGACGACCAGCAGCAGGACGACGGCCAGCCCCACGACGGTGACGAGGTACGGGACGAGCGCGGCCTGTACCTTGTCCGCGATGTCGATGTTCAGGGCCGTGGTGCCGGTGACCTCGAAGCTCTCGGTGCGCTCGGCTCGGATGGCCTTGACGAGGTCCTTGGTGCGTTCGTCGGTGGGGCTGGTGGACGGCGTGGCGGTGAACACCGCCGTGTCGCCCGCCTTGTTGAAGCGGGGCTGGGTGACGGAGACGATGCCGTCGGTGCGGGCGATCTTCTGGTTGACCGCCGCCACGTCCGCCTTCGGGTCCGCTGCGCCCTGGGCGTCCACGACGACGGTGAGCGGGCCGTTGAACCCGGGGCCGAAGCCCTCGGCGAGGTCGTCGTAGGCGCGGCGTTCGGTGGTGGAGGTGGACTTGGCCTCGTCGCCGGGCATGCCCAGCTGAAGGCCGGTCATGGGCAGGGCCAGCGCGCCGAGCCCGAGCACGCCGAGGAGGAGCACCGGCAAGGGCCGGCGCAGGACGAACGTGGCCCAGCGGGTGCCGCCGTTGTCGCCGGTGCTGTTGTCGACGCCCCGTTTACGGAGCCGCCGGGCGAGCACCGCGTTGGGCCAGAAGCCCAGCAGCGCGGGGACCGCGGTCAGGGCCACGAGGACAGCGACGACGACCGCGCCGGCCGCGGTCAGTCCCATCTTGGTGAGCATCGGGATGCCGACGACGGTCAGTCCGGCGAGGGCGATGACCACCGTGAGACCGGCGAAGACGACGGCCGAACCGGCGGTGCCGACGGCCAGTCCGGTCGCCTCCTCCGGCGGGCGGCCCTGGGCGCGCTCCTCGCGGTAGCGGGAGACGACGAACAGGGCGTAGTCGATGCCCACGGCCAGGCCCAGCATCATCGCCAGCGTCCCGGTGCTGGTGGACAGGCCGAGGGTGCTGCCCAGCAGCGTGATGGCGAACATGGTCAAGGCGACGCCGATGAGCGCGGTGAGCAGCGGCAGTCCGGCGGCGGCCAGTGAGCCGAAGGTGATCAGCAGGACGACGGCCGCGACGGCGATGCCGATGACCTCGGCCATGCCGCCGGCGCCCGCTCCACCGTCCAGGGCCGAACCGCCGGTCTCGACGGTCAGCCCGGCGTCGCGCGCCTGCTCCGCCGCCTTCCGCACCGCCGTACGGCTGGCGTCGGTGACGTCGGCGGACTTCACCTTGTAGGTGACGGTGGCGTAGGCCGTGGCCCCGTCCTTGCTGACCGCCCCGGTCCTGTACGGGTCGGCGACCCCGGCCACCTGGGAGCCGGCGCCGAGGGCGGCCACCGTTTCCTCGACGGCCTTCTTGTTCTCGGTGGCGGTGACCTTCTGTCCGTCGGGGGCGACGAAGACCACGCGGGCGGTGGCGCCGTCGGCGGCGGCGCCGGGGAAGCGCTCCTGCATCAGGTCGTACGCCTTCTGGGACTCGATGCCCGGCATCGAGAACTCCTCGTCGGAGGTTCCCGGGGCCTGGAGGGCGCCCAGCCCGACGGCGGCCAGGACGGCCACCCACATCAGGGCGACGTACCCGCGCCGCCGGAAGGCCAGTCGGCCCAGTCGATAGAGAAAAGCAGCCACGTCAGGGAACTCCACATCCGTTCTCGATCAGGTGCCCCAGCGTGTCCCGGCAGGGGTCCCCGAGTC includes:
- a CDS encoding tautomerase family protein → MPHFTVHISESALDGKTEEGLIRGLADAVGAVYGEPFRRMVAVDLIGIPRHRRGVGGVPSERAAPDVRLSLREAAYRHPDVPDAPARLIAAITDAVVDALGEPVREEVAVSLTAVPEGRSGVGGRVG
- a CDS encoding methyltransferase, producing MSTIHWTEDRTARSARWHSESAAPPPRRVVVADDRTTAATAHRLAREGTALLWRGDFHNARHLLNAMRRRADRRPPRQGNTPAESFHLHRQARRHRARLLGRLIVLLEDDHTLALRRAPDVRRACAEAYGAPTGRTAVALTELLGVLGAWQWRERGVEVPALGARIHPHYGVFSPVRGEYVDLVARAPLTASPPGRTAFDLGTGTGVLAAVLARRGVGHVVATDIAPRALACARDTVRRLGLGGRVEVVGPALFPEGRADLVVCNPPWLPARPTSAVEQGVYDPDGEMLRGFLNGLADHLVPGGEGWLILSDLAEHLGLRSRRDLLTGIEAAGLRVVDRLDTRPRHPRARDTTDPLHAARAAEVTSLWRLAPR
- a CDS encoding GNAT family N-acetyltransferase; this translates as MPYLLRPARLADAPAITELLNAVDEIEIGRRETDLPEVEAGLRHPEVDLERDSWLAFDGERLVAYGLLWDDSGNERIDVDHYVLPDDQAAGEQILDALQIRAVQRARANGAAKAVVHLHLNTRPTLDTSLIEARGWYVVRRYHVLERPLDQELDRAPELPEGVRIRPCATGADRQRAHQLYQSAFADHFDFQPRTYEQWLHDIDAEHLDWSLVWLLDTKELGDAGFLIARDDRAAMGWIRSVGVLGEARGQGLGGLLLRQAFAAFAARGRDTVGLGVDTANATGAPELYGRNGMKLHYAVDTWEAVLT
- a CDS encoding class I SAM-dependent methyltransferase → MADHRRHDSVRHSYDTVAEEYTTRLHAELEGKPLDRALLTALLEQTEPGAVIGDLGCGPGHVAAWLAEKGARTVGIDLSAGMVEAGRSRFPEVEFRQGDLLELPAKDGEFGSLIALYTVIHLEPGELRRAFEEMERVLRPEGLLLLSFHVGEEVRHLDEWWGHSVDVDFRFLDPAHLTDLLASVGFTVEMQLERTHYAHEAETRRAYVLARRT
- a CDS encoding response regulator transcription factor; translated protein: MSIRVLLADDQALLRGTFRLLIDSCADMEVVGEAADGKEALELARAHRPDLVLMDIRMPGTDGLAATAAICEDPDLAGTRVLVLTMFETEEYVAQALRVGASGFLGKYVTTDVLLAGIRTVSSGEALLSPGATRALITRFLSAPAAGTLLTPPERLSDLTPREREVTVLAAEGRSNEDIAAHLVLSVLTVRTHVQRAMTKLGARDRAQLVVIAYQTGLVRPTSGPR
- a CDS encoding sensor histidine kinase, whose amino-acid sequence is MDVMIALALLGCATLGASLSIPGTSRPSGDAPAVALAAVSCLALLVARDAPRAVAVAVTACTVATLAQSYLPTPLTLAPLMMALYWVAARTDLTTMRVLGGGAMAMIVITTVLDRPTTDLLLLRTVGPVLWLLLPLVGGHNARLRGAYLESVHARALHAERTREEEARLRVAEERLRIARELHDVVAHHMAVANAQAGTARHLAPTQPEQAQKILDELTSTTSSALLELRATVGVLRQADDADSLEPAPGLHRLPELIAACESAGLTVTVTTDGEPRPLSPGVDLTAYRIIQEALTNATKHASDHEARIRLAYSDSRLLITVANEGAATGSAVPGGGFGLMGMRERAHSVGGDLRAGPRPEGGFEVATALPLHSQVTDDHEATP
- a CDS encoding MMPL family transporter yields the protein MAAFLYRLGRLAFRRRGYVALMWVAVLAAVGLGALQAPGTSDEEFSMPGIESQKAYDLMQERFPGAAADGATARVVFVAPDGQKVTATENKKAVEETVAALGAGSQVAGVADPYRTGAVSKDGATAYATVTYKVKSADVTDASRTAVRKAAEQARDAGLTVETGGSALDGGAGAGGMAEVIGIAVAAVVLLITFGSLAAAGLPLLTALIGVALTMFAITLLGSTLGLSTSTGTLAMMLGLAVGIDYALFVVSRYREERAQGRPPEEATGLAVGTAGSAVVFAGLTVVIALAGLTVVGIPMLTKMGLTAAGAVVVAVLVALTAVPALLGFWPNAVLARRLRKRGVDNSTGDNGGTRWATFVLRRPLPVLLLGVLGLGALALPMTGLQLGMPGDEAKSTSTTERRAYDDLAEGFGPGFNGPLTVVVDAQGAADPKADVAAVNQKIARTDGIVSVTQPRFNKAGDTAVFTATPSTSPTDERTKDLVKAIRAERTESFEVTGTTALNIDIADKVQAALVPYLVTVVGLAVVLLLVVFRSVLVPLKAALGFLLSVLAALGAVVVVFQEGHGASVFGVEQTGPIMSLMPIFLVGIVFGLAMDYEVFLVSRMREAYVQGESARQAVVSGFRHSARVVVAAALIMIAVFAGFIGESDSMIKMIGFGLATAVLLDAFVVRMAIVPAVLALLGDRAWWLPQWLDRLLPRVDIEGEALTRRPAGAAEPDPDLTPDEHPQVRV